Part of the Capricornis sumatraensis isolate serow.1 chromosome 9, serow.2, whole genome shotgun sequence genome, GGATGCGGTTCAGTATTTGGTGTCGTGTGCGCTGAGTCCCGGACTTAGAGCGAGGGTTCAGTCTCCCTGTCCTTGGTGAACCCCGAGGATTCcccgtggggggtgggggtggggagaccacGGAATATAGATAACAAAAATGCCAGGCGGGAacacttcctggctgtgtgactatAAGACAGTCATCTCCGCCTTTCTaagcctccttttctccttctgtgctaagttgcctcagtcgtgtcgggctctttgcgactccacggactgtaaccctccaggctcctctgtccatgggatactccaggcaagaataccggagtggattgtcatgcccttctccaggggatcttctctacccggggattgaaccctggtctcttaagTCTCGGAcactggcaagcgggttctttaccactagggccacctggcaAGCCTCCTTTCCCCTGGGAAATGACAATAAGATAAGCTTCTACCTGGCAGGTCAGCCAAGGAGCCGGAGCTGGAGCTCACCCCGTGCACCAATCTCTTCACTTTGTCTCTGGCGCCGCCTGGCGGCGGGACGTGTCCTCTGAATGGGGCTAAACATGCTAGTAAACGCAACCCACACCTTCTCCCGGCTCCGGGAAAGGGTAAGCGGGCAGGGAGTTGAGGCTCGGATTCGGGAGGCCCTAGAGGCTTtgggcggagaaggcgatggcgccccactccagtactcttgcctggaaaatcccatggacggaggagcctggtaggctgcagtccatggggtcgctaagagtcgggcacgactgaacgacttcactttcgcttttcactttcatgcattggagaaggaaatggcaacccactccagcgttctttcctggagaatcccagggacagtgggcccctgtctatggggtcgcacagagttggacacgactgaagcgactcagcagcagcagaggctttgGGGCTGGACAAGTGCTTCATTTCATGCTCATCCCTAACCCCCAATCTCCACGGAAGGAGAGGCCACCTGTTGCTGAAAGTTCACCCTGTACTCAACCCTGCGGTCATTTTACCCATCAGGCACTGGGCTGGGGGCTCAAGGCTCACAAACTTTTCCCAGAATTTGAAACCTGAAAAAGATAAATGACTCCACAAATTGGAGAAAAGACATGGAAATTCAAAACCAGTAGGATCAATAACACTTCTGGAAAGTAGTATAAAGCACTGGTTTTATACAGCCAGGCTGTCTGTGATGACTGTGTGACCCAGAGAGTCACTGAacctctcagggcctcagtttcctcttctataaagtcCAGATGATGGCTATGTCATCTTTCAGGCCTGATACATTAAGACAGGGACCTGCTTGCATCAGGCCACGTTGACCTCAGTTACCCTTAGATTCTGGATGTAGCAGGAATGCACTTTTGAAACCTTTTTCAGATTTGATATTTCAAACTTTACAAGAATTCCAGAGCCAGAGTACAAGGCAACCCATTCATTCATGTCCAGCAAGGCTTTAttgaggacctactatgtgctgggtgcAGATCCAGACACAAAGGGAACACAGCAGTGGACATGTGAAGCAGACATCCCACAGTCCTGAAGCAGCCCTCctctccacccccccaccccccagccacaGACAGCAGGAAAGTGCATGCAATGTGCTGCCAGAGACGCCAAGTGCTGCAGgaaagcaaaaagacaaaacaacccaaatgaacaaaggatatgaagacgcacttctccaaagaagatatgcaaatggccAACAAGTGCCTTGGCCACCAAGGAGGCACTACATCCCTGGTTATTACGGAAATGCAAATCAGGATTGCAATGAGATACCCCTTCTCATCCTATAGGATGGTtataatcaaaaaacaaaataacaattgTTGATGTGCAAATCGAGAAACtggtgtactgttggtgggaatgtaaaatgattttGGGGTGTCTGGTGCTGGCATTGTGTAAAACAGGCAGTTCCTCAACAGTTTAAATATAGTTACCATTATAACCCAGCCATTCCACTCTGGGTATAgaccagaaagaaatgaaaaccgaGACTCAAATTGTTCCATGTacctgttcatagcagcactattcataaccaactaaaggtggaaacaacccaaatgtccatcaacagatgaatgataaGCTGAATGTGGTccattcatacaatgaaatattattcagccataaaaaaaggaatgagacATGCTACAGTACAGATGAGCCTTAAAAATCTTAGCCTCagggaaagaaaccagacacaaaagaccacatattgtctggtttctttcatatgaaatgtccagaaaagacaAATCCGTAGAGGACAGAAGGTAGATTAGTGGCTACCAGGGGCTGAGAGAGGGGGAATGGAAAATGACTGccaatggggggtggggtggggaacggAAATTCCAGAACTAGATCGAGGTGATGTTGCACAACGTTGTGTATGTGCTGAAGACCTCGGAATggttcactttaaaatggttattatGTCATGCAAGTTTCAGTTATatttctaaaacttaaaaataaataaatatggagaaggaaatggcagccccctccagtattcttgcctgggaaatcccatgggtctggcaggctacagtccacggggttgcagagttagagatgactgagcatgcaccttCTTTTTACAGCAtacatagggggaaaaaaagaaattaaatattatgaatatataCAAAGAACATCCatgagcttatatatatatatatatatatatacatacatacatatatatacatatatatttttatacagaaTTATGATGCATCTATAAAGTTCTGGAGGAGTCTCCCATGTCCTGGGGCTTATAGGCAGATACTTGGACTTAATACCAAGCCTAGCAGCTAAGCATGTGAGTTGCAGATTTGCCATCACAATTAAATGATCAGCCTCGCCGTGCTTGTTATGCCAAGTTAACAGCACTGGTGGAAACGGGTGGAACTCTGAGACCTGGGATGGGTAGATTTAGGCAGACATGAGGCTGCACACTGCATACCTCTAAATTGCCCCAAAGCTCCTTTGCCCAAGGAGCCGACCTCTCCCCAGTCTCTGAAGCAGTTACCCCTGCTCTGCACACAAGTATCTCAGTTGCTACACCTGGAATAGTTGCCTTCCAACCCAGTGGCTAGTCTCCTTATGGCCCCTGTTTGGCCACTAATAAAAGCCAGATGAGTCATGGAAAAATGATAGATCATCACAAATTTAGCTAGGTGgtgattaaaaaaatcacaattctaAGTGAGGAATCTCTTCTGGAGCAAATTAACACAGCACCAGGCACCTGATAATGGAACTTCAGACTTGGAGAATGCTTTCTTCTTCATTCACATTGCATTTACGAAGCGGGAACAAGTGTATAAACTTTGGTTGAtgccttagttcagttcagttcagtcactcagtcgtgtccaactctttgcgaccccatgaatcgcagcacgccaggcttccctgtccatcaccaactcccacagttcactcaaactcatgcccttcgagtctgtgatgccatccagccatctcatcctctgtcatccccttctcctcctgcccccaatccctcccagcatcacggtcttttccaatgagtcagttcttcccatgagatggccaaagtattggagtttcagcttcagcatcattccttccaatgaacacccaggactgatctcctttaggatggactgattggatctccttgcagtccaagggactctcgagagttctccaacaccacagttcaaaagcatcaattctttggtgctcagcattcttcacagtccaactctcacatccatacatgaccagtggaaaaaccacagccttgactagacggaccttagtcggcaaagtaacgtctctgcttttgaatatgctatctaggttggtcataacttttcttccaaggagtaagcgctttttaatttcatggctgcagtcatgatctgcagtgatttaggagccccccaaaataaagtctgccactgtttccactgtttcctcatctatttctcatgacgtgatgggaccagatgccgtgatcttcgttttctgaatgttgagctttaagccaactttttcactctcctctttcactttcatcaagaggcttttttagttcctcttcactttctgccataacagtggtgtcatctgcatatctgagattattgatatttctcccggcaatattgattccagcttgtgcttctccagcccagggtttctcatgatgtacgctgcatataagtttaaaaagcagggtgataatatatagcctagacatacgccttttcctatttggaaccagtctgttgttccatgtccagttctaactgttgcttcctgacctgcatacaggtttctcaagaggcagatcaggtggtctggtattcccatctctttcagaattttccacagtttcttgtgatccacacagtcaaaggctttggcatagtcaataaagcaaaaatagatgtttttctggagctcttttgcttttttgatgatccagcgggtgttggcaatttgatctctggttcctctgccttttctaaaaccagcttgaacatctggaagttcacggttcacgtattgctgaagcctggcttggagaattttgagcattactttactagcgtgagagatgagtgcaattgtgaggtagtttgagcattctttggcattgcctttctttgggattggaatgaaaactgaccttttccagtcctgtggccactgctgagttttccaaatttgctggcatattgggtgcagcactttcacaacatcatctttcaggactggaaacagctcaactggaattccatcacctccactagctttgttcgtagtgatgctttctaaggcctcaAGGCAATGCCAGTTCCTTTGTTCCTTATCATAATATAgaccttactgctgctgctgctgctgctaagtcacttcagtcgtgtctgacttttagcgagcccatggactgcagcctaccaggctcctccgtgcatggaattttccaagcaaaagtacTTAGGGACCCCAAATATCTTGACATCCCATAGAACACCATACCGGTCCATTATATGGAAGACATGCTGACAAGCCCTGGTAGACAGGAAATAATTATCACTCTAAATGCTTTTgtgattaatatatacatatgcagagatatatacacagacacacaaatatgtatatattgtgttgccaactaaaaggaaaatacacaatgtgagagttgtgagttaaattTTATTCAGGGTCTTACTGAGGACTATAACCTGGGAGACAAGTCTCTCAGATAGCTGTGAGGAGCTGCTCAGAAGAGGTGGGAGGAAACTAGTTTACATGTTTTGCTGTTAAGGAATACATGTAATCAGACATAAATCTGGGTGAAATATTACTACTACTCACAAAGAACAGATGTTTCAAGTTCATGGTTATActgtttttctatgtatgggaagatgcaagaaatagggttcattaaaattattcttgaaatgcaaaaaaaaaaataaagaaataataacccTCCAAACGGTGCCGTGGGAAGAACAAAGTCTAGCAGTGAAGGACGGGTGTGCTGCTTGGGGAGGAGGCCCAGGAGGGCCTCTCTGAGGTGGTGACGTCTCTGCACAGCCTTGAAAGAAGGTGAGCGGAGGGGACATCCCAGTCAATTGCCAGGTCCGCGGCTAGAGATCGCGTAGCAAAgtgcattatttaaaaattcgtgcgagtttcttttcttttcccccaaacAACGATAAAACAGGCGCTTGGAGCGGCAGGAGGGGAAAGGCGGACACTTTAATGAGTTTAGTGGCCTGTGAGGGTCCCTGGACACAGCCACTGTGCGCTCATCCCACGTGGGACCGCCCCTTATTCGCTCCGCCCCTTGCTGGCCACGCCCCTCGAGAGCCCAGAGGCCGGGAGCTGGCGCCCACAGGGTCCCCAGAGAGAGGAGACTTCGTATCAAGTTTTCCCAGCCCTTCCTCGTCCCCACCGCGACGGGCGTCCCAAGCTCTCTGTGGCCCTTCCAACTTTCAAAAACCGCCCCATTCTGGACCGCCGAGGGCCCTAAGACTCTCCTCAACTGCCCTGCCCTCTAAAATCTCTTTGATTCTTCAGCTGTCCCCCAGGCCCGCAGGACCCCTCCGATGGCCAGGTCGTACGGCGGCCGGGTGCTGGCCGCGATGGTCTTGTTGGGCATCCCCGCGGCGGTGCTGGCGGCGCTGGGCGCGCAGCTGCTGTTCCAGCTGCAGGCGGGCCGCGCGGAGCTTCGAGGACCGCGAATCGACGGGCTGGGCCCGGAGCTGGGCGCCGGCCCCCGGCTGCCGGAGGACGCGGCCGGGGCGCTGCTGCCGCTGGCAGCCGCACTCTCCGCGCTTGCCCTGGTGCTGGGCCTCACCTGCCTGCTGCTCGCCGCCCTCTGCGGCCACCTGGGCGCCGAGATGGCGCGGGGACCGGGCTCTAACAGGTAGGAGGACCGGCCCCACTGCCTGGCTGGGGCCTGGACGAGCCCGGGCGAGCCGctgcccttctctgggcctcagcttggGGGAGagctttcctccctccctgcgtctttcccttcctccttccgtccacccatccctccctctctcctataTTCGTTGAAAATTTACAGCAGGTACAACTGCTGCTGTgactccccatttcacagatgaagaaactgaggctcaaagaaggcCTAGAGTCAGCTAGCCCCAGTGTTCATAGAACTTGTTATTTAATGGAACCCTAAGCTCTAGGTGCCTCCCACATCTTGTGATTAGTGCAGTGAAGCCCCCTGAACGGCTGGTACCCGTTATCATCCTCCTGTTTAGTCTCAGACAGGGGAGGCTGCTCAGTCTAGCTGCTAGGTTTGGAAGGGAGTGGACTGGATTTGAACTTGAAGCTGATAGAGCCAGGAACCCGTGCCCTGGctaggggtgggtgtgggggtgggagtAGCATCCCTTGTCAGGCACCTGAGCTCAGGGAGATGGGCACAGGGGGTGGGGCATTACATGTGGAGTGAGGACCGTTCCTTGAGCCAAAGACTTGGCTGTCCCAccctcctgggggaggggaacCAGGATTCTGGCCCAGGCTTCCATAGATTTGATCAGATGGGCACCTCCACCACTGAATCCCATCCAAACCATGTACCCTCCACCTGCTAGTTCATGGGGTGCTGAAAAGCATGCATTCTGTCAGTTTGGAAATATGTGTTGGGTGCCTGCTGGGGGCTGAGACCAGCACTGGGTATTGGGGACTCAGCAGGATCCAAGTGGATATGGACCACCTTCCTGGGGATGCAGATAATGAAGGAGAAAACCAGATTAATAATGTCAAACAGTGATGAATgctggaaagggaagaaaaagaggtgGAGCAGGAAAGGGTAGGGATGAGACCACGCATCGTGAGGATGGGGGTGAGTCCGACCATCAAGGGAGGACTGAGCTGAGACTTGAAGAAGGAAAGGAGGCTCAAGATCTAAGGGACTGTGATCCAGGCAGAGGGACCCGCATGTGGAAAGGCCCTGGAGCAGGGATGAGCTTGAGGTGTTAAAGGGGGATGGAGGTGATTggtgtggctggggtgggggtagaTAAGGGAGACAGGACCAGGAAGTGGGAGTGAGAGGTACTGgatttttttggctacactgtgcAACTtgcgtgatcttagttccctgaccaaggatagaacccacacTTCCTGCAGTGGCAGTGTGGGGTCTTggctactggaccgccagggaaatccaAGAGGTACTGGATTACGTAGAGGTTCCTGTGCTCTGGTGAAGAGCTCAGGTTTTCACTCTGACTGAGAAGGCTGTGAGCCAGGAGGGGAGTGACCTGACTTAAGTGGGTTTGGAAGAACTCACTCTGGCTACTGTGCAGAAAAGGGGTCAGGAGGGGAGttggcagaaagagagagagagccattTCTATGGTACTGGTGGGAGGTGAGCAATGATGGAAGCTCCTTTTCTTGATCTCACAGGACTCGAGAAGAGCATGCACACAGCAGAAAAACTTAGCATAGGGCTGGGTTCAAAACTATGTCCTCAATTCACACAGCTCTTGGGAATCTCTGTTTCTATGGCGGCTGATAACAAAttcgcctcagtttcctcattcccAAATAAGCTTATGGTCAGTAAAATAATGGAAGTCAGCTGCCTAGCAAGTATCCACATGCGACGGCTGCTTCATAAATGTTGGATGGTCTAGTGGGCTCATGTATATCAGGAGGTtgttttcccttgtggctcagatggtgaagaatctacctgcaatgcaggagacccagattcaatccctgggttgggatgatcccctggagaaggaagtggcaacccactccagtattcttgcctggaaaactccatgggcagaggagcctggtgggctacagtccacagggtggcaaagagtcagagacgactgagtaacattttcacttccactgtatcggTGGGttatgggggaggggagtggaatGGATGATGACCAGGTGGATGAATGGAAAGATAGATGGTTGGTTGGCTCAACGAATGGTGACTGGGAGACagatgatggatgggtgggtcAGGGGtgggagatggatggatggacgaatGAATGGATGGTGAATGACAAATGGATAATGGATGATAGTGGCTGTTTAAATTAATGGGTGGATGGATTAACACAGCATGGTTAAATGGGTGGATGGCTGTATGGTTGAATACATACGGATGgataggatggatggatggatagtaAATGGTGGCGGATGGTAACGAATGGTTGAGCAGGGAGGGGGACGGATACATGGGTGGATGTTTGGGTCCTCACAGAGACCTCCAGTTCCCCAGAGCTGGAccattctcccttcctctcctctccaagCTTCTTCTACCAATTCTGCCTCCTGAGTccattttcttcctgccccccTCCCTGCCAGGTCTGACTGGTTTCTCTATGACTGCCGCCTCCTCAGACATGTGGCTCTCGGCCTCTTCTGTTGTGGGGCCTCCGTCTACTTGGCAGGTATGTGCTCAGGATAGAACATGGGGTGTAGGACCCTGAGTTGGAGCAGCCAAGGGTAATGGCCCCACAGTTAGGGTCAGCTCTGGAGCCAGCCTACCTTTTTCACTCCTGATTCTGACACTTGCGCCCATGGCTGGCATCTGATCCCAACGGGAGTCCATAAATGGTGGTTGTCCTCAGAACACTCGTGATTCATCACCTGTCTACACCTGGTTTGAACAAGAGTTTCCCAGTCTTTGCTGGTTTCTGGAGATCATGTTTCACAGGTTGGCCTTAGCAAACCAGTGTTTTGATCACAAATATCAGAATCCAGCTTAAGAAGggcttaagaaaaagaaaaaaaaacagcttcCTAAACcagaaatgcaattttaaattcCCAAATATGAAGCAGAGTAAAAACTAATAACTTGGGTGCCAGAAAGACACACAGTCTTCCCTTCCCTAATTTGTAACTCTTCTTTGATCACCCACACTTGCTGGTAAAgaaatcaaatcatcacatttctTTGAAGAGACTGTTGACATCTTATATTTTGTTGCAATCTTGAAAAATATGTTGCTGATTCTGGAGACTCAGTGTTAAATCTTCCATAGATCTCTAGTAGCCCTATAGACAACCTGTTTTactggaggggaaaaaataagcTTACTGAATAACAAGGGATTTGCTGTTACGGTTTTTTTCCTTAGTACCACAATAGAGAAATAGAAGTttagaagatatatttttaagattatttatgAAATATGAGCCTAGGGTTTATTGTGGGAATTTGTACACACAGGATAGCTAACTCTGCATCAGTCTTGTTGTTTGACTTAATAAAAcactctggatgtgggcttttttaaaaaggagagtggATGGAGTGACTCATCTATCCAAAAAGATCAAGGGTTAGTGGCTTCAGGTGTGCTTGGATCTAGGCACTCAAAtgaggtcagaaaaaaaaatgcttctcaCTTCACCTCTTCACCCACTGTGCCCTGAGAAAGAAGTTTTTATCTGTAAGCACTTTCAACATAGTACCTATGACCTCAAGCCTTTTCAGGGGCTGACAAAACTGTTATAGACTTGGAGAATAAAATATTCTTGTCCTAAAATACAGAGAAACTCACAAAGGGCACAAAAACTATGTCAGCCTCATTAAACATTAAATTAAGAATCTGTTCAGCTCCCATTTATATTCTTTTGGAGGTTAGGTGACCTCACTCAGCAAGAATTCCCAAGCATGTCCagccagtcattcattcattgctAACCAGaaccaaaataataattataaagaccttttaaaaatgtttagagcAAAAAAAGTCCTTGGCCTCGCTTTAATATGCCAGACATAATACAGTGTGGCATGTGCGAAAGCAAGAATGCAGAGCTGGAGAAAGCCTAAAAACAGTCCACAGAGTGCCAAGAAATCCCCCACCAACTCTGAGCTGCTctccattttttttgttgttcagttgctaagtcatgtccgactgttttcgaccccagggactgcagggcACCAGGCTGGCAATTCTTAATTGCGGCCATAAGGAAATTCCCTTATCCCCATAGTCCAAGCAAAGGTCCCAGGGCTGACTCTGATTGGCTGAACTTGGGTCATGTGATAGCCACGCACCAATCACTACAACCAGGGGAAGCAACACTCTGACTGGCCAAGACCGAGGACCACATGCATCACTGATGTCAGGGAAGTGGGTCAGTCCTCCTAGCCCAGTGAACAGGGTGGGGTTAGGGACTGGACCAGCACCTCTCAATGGAGGCTGATTCTGCCCTGGAGGGGACCCTGGGCAATTAATATCTGGAGCCATTTTTGGTTTCATGATAAGATGGGGGAGGGTATACTGGTGTCTGGTGGGTAGAAGCTATTaaatatcctacaatgcacaggatagTTCCCACCGAAAAGAAAGGTGCCAACTGGACATTGGATAGGGCAACAGAGAACCAGTCCTTGAGGTCAGGTCACCAACTGTCTTATTGTTCAGATAAGCCACCTGAGGTCAGAGGGGGACTGTGATTCACTCCAGGTCAATCACAAGGATTCCAAAAGTCTGAGATCTGGGTTGTTCCAATTGTGGTTAAGTACACAACactggcttccccggtggctcaggggtaaagaatccgcctgccaaagcaggagatgcgggttcgatccctgggttgggaagatccccgggaggaggatatggcaccccattctagtattcttaccgggagaatcccatggacagaggagcctggtgggctacaatccacggggtcacaaacagctggacatgactgagcatgtacagaCATAGTAATAGATGACACATTCGTCAGGTGTGGAAGGGTCAGATGAGTTAGTCTATGTGCCTATCATAACACAGTTTTCTATAACTGCCTTCCATGTGGGGGAGCTCCTCCAGGGCTTGGGATCAAACACTGAATGAGAgccgtttccttccccagcaCTGTCCATCTATGCCCTGCTGCTCTTCGAGATCGAGACAGGTGCAGCAGCTGCCTCCATCCTCGGCGTGGGTGCTCTAGCCCTGGTGGCAGCGCTGACCCACACTCTGCTCCAGGCCGCCCGGACCACCCGCCGGGGCCTCCATGAACTGTCCCCACCACACTTTGAAGATGACCCTGTCCGCCCTGCTGAAGTCTCCAAGGCCGGCCCCAGGGCTCAGCCCCAGCAGGGTATTCATCACTGGACTCTCTACTCATCCTTCCCTAAACTGGGGGACTCCCTCAGACCCATGGTCACTGACACAGCACCTGCAGTCATGCGAGGAGGCCGGGAGAGCTGCCCGCCTGCTTCCCGCATGCACCGGACACTGTCTGCCAGTGAGGGGCGCTGGGGAGAGGTCACACATGAGATGCGCAGCATCCTGGGCCATAGGCCAGGGGCTTCAGGGAAGGACTCCACCTTGGTGTGAGCCCAAGGAGCAGGGATAGAGACCTAGTGTCAGACAGCAGGAAGAGGACTTTTGTAGACATAGCTCCAGGCTCAACCACGGTAGCCATACAACTTGATTTCTCTCTCAGTTCACAGCATCTCTGAGCTTTGTCCTCAAGTTTGCCTCATGGCACAGAATGCTGGGGGGTCCAACCTTCACCTCCTCACtcagagagaaaggcagaggcCAGGACTGACTCAGGAGCTTTTGGAAGTCTTCCTGAGAGGCCTTGGAACTCTTCTGGTTATACATCACTGGCCAAAACAGTCATGTGGCCACACGTCAATATAGAGGAGACAAGGAAATGTAGCTCCCCAGAATGAATAAAATTCTGTTCTAGGCAGGAGGGGGAAGGGACAGCTTAGATAGTGGTTCTCTAAACATCTccgtccattttacagatgaggaaaccgaggcccagagaggggcagtGACTCACCAAGGGTCCCATGGCCAGTACTGAGCATCAGAGCCTGGATTCGAACCTGGGTCCTGTAACCTCCATGCTGCTGATAGTGCAAGTCTCAGACTCTGCGACTCCTTCTGGGCTGTGAGCATTTGAAACCTGCATGTGCCGAGCTCAGAGCAGCCCCGGGCCACGGACGCACCTGGAGACCTGGACCCAGACTCCTGGCTGTGGGCCTGTGGCTGAGGGCTTCAccactctgtgtctcagtttcctggcctgtaaaatgggaacagaaGCGGTTCCTTCTTCTAGGGCTCCTGTGAGACACTATATGAGTCATTCCAAGGGCCTCTGCACAGCAGGTCCTCAATGCTTATCAACCTGTGCTTCTGTTAGTTGG contains:
- the TMEM221 gene encoding transmembrane protein 221; this encodes MARSYGGRVLAAMVLLGIPAAVLAALGAQLLFQLQAGRAELRGPRIDGLGPELGAGPRLPEDAAGALLPLAAALSALALVLGLTCLLLAALCGHLGAEMARGPGSNRSDWFLYDCRLLRHVALGLFCCGASVYLAALSIYALLLFEIETGAAAASILGVGALALVAALTHTLLQAARTTRRGLHELSPPHFEDDPVRPAEVSKAGPRAQPQQGIHHWTLYSSFPKLGDSLRPMVTDTAPAVMRGGRESCPPASRMHRTLSASEGRWGEVTHEMRSILGHRPGASGKDSTLV